The Ciona intestinalis chromosome 11, KH, whole genome shotgun sequence genome has a segment encoding these proteins:
- the LOC100185957 gene encoding mucosa-associated lymphoid tissue lymphoma translocation protein 1-like isoform X2: MHTTSSIRNLILISEVPQEILNRLISYLRNDGESGWRTLVYHLQQRDHLFSEDEINSFETIHAPTLVIEGLKKRNKTVDYLLSFLHLLPCRCAAEKLANDLWMLEKSQQKFMSTPMPECSKYSSVGPSYVPNGHSTHAQPNHLFDQAMFSSLNNLNKPSKPYISIMKQPTPQSVKIGDDLMLVCKAEGDPVPVHYQWYKDGHMLPNQNKHVLMIGETLLEHQGFYYCHLRSPNPPAVEKRTDEVFVSVVLAPSATPFCATNKVALLIANEHYAHNPRLPATSHDIRALTKILQEDLGFKTLSFTNLTYTNMMSAFILFKDLVSSGCYCVFYFGGHGYENDGKCFLVPIEAPPDYQNHDCVQAQSELENVKRRGDPNLMLILLDICRKRNPMNPTSHQSNGSSFADKVVFAYATTESAEAYEKYGEKHGIFVDSLRKHLTTPIRVNHMLSDVQDEIKKSDVQISEVKSTLSENRCLTDKIQLNDVKAIKAYKEVDRIWNSLHFTPLPVLLKFEACDAEVTISFTNILTNAVNISVNVIKCGKGVECKPFICTNYFGNLVVSHCSSEFEPQSCQVSNLEHLQEHLPVTVGFRYKFPSEEQWHLLRYTYSMRLPFIKLWNDAKPKRS; the protein is encoded by the exons ATGCATACAACTTCATCCATAAGGAACCTAATATTAATATCAGAAGTTCCACAAGAAATTCTTAATCGACTTATTTCTTATCTCCGCAATGATGGTGAAAGTGGTTGGCGGACTTTGGTTTATCATCTGCAACAAAGGGATCATTTATTCAG TGAGGATGAGATAAATAGTTTCGAAACCATCCATGCCCCAACACTTGTAATTGAGGGTTTGAAGAAACGAAACAAAACTGTTGATTATTTGTTGAGCTTCCTTCACCTACTACCATGCAGATGCGCGGCTGAGAAGCTTGCTAATG atttgTGGATGCTCGAAAAATCTCAACAAAAA ttCATGAGTACACCAATGCCAGAATGCAGCAAATACTCATCGGTTGGGCCATCTTACGTACCCAATGGTCACTCTACTCATGCTCAACCAAACCATCTTTTTGATCAAGCCATGTTTTCAAGTCTTAACAACCTAAATAAACCTTCAAAG CCTTACATCTCAATTATGAAGCAACCAACGCCCCAATCAGTGAAAATAGGTGATGATTTAATGTTGGTTTGCAAGGCAGAAGGGGATCCAGTACCAGTGCATTACCAATGGTACAAAGATGGCCACATGCTCccaaatcaaaacaaacatgTACTAATGATTGGAGAAACTTTGCTTGAACATCAGGGGTTTTATTATTGTCATTTAAGGTCGCCCAACCCCCCTGCTGTTGAAAAACGCACAGATGAAGTGTTTGTCAGTGTTG TTTTAGCACCTTCTGCAACTCCATTCTGTGCCACAAACAAAGTTGCGTTATTGATTGCTAACGAGCATTATGCCCATAATCCAAGGTTACCTGCCACTAGTCATGATATCAGAGCTTTAACAAAGATATTACAG GAGGAccttggttttaaaactctttCGTTCACCAACTTAACTTACACAAACATGATGTctgcatttattttgttcaaagATCTTGTTTCATCAGGTTGCTACT GTGTGTTTTACTTTG gtgGACACGGATATGAAAATGACGGCAAATGCTTTCTGGTCCCCATTGAAGCCCCTCCAGATTATCAAAATCATGATTGTGTGCAAGCCCAGTCTGAGTTGGAAAATGTGAAGCGACGTGGGGATCCAAACCTTATGCTCATTCTGTTAGATATTTGTAGAAAAAG AAATCCAATGAATCCAACCTCACATCAAAGTAACGGAAGTTCGTTTGCagataaagttgtttttgcttATGCAAC cacAGAAAGTGCTGAAGCATATGAAAAATATGGGGAGAAACATGGGATATTTGTTGACTCACTTCGTAAACATCTAACTACCCCTATAAGAGTGAACCACATGTTATCTGATGTGCAGGATGAGATAAAGAAAAGCGACGTACAG ATTTCTGAGGTTAAATCCACGCTGTCTGAAAATCGCTGCCTCACTgataaaatacaacttaatgATGTCAAAGCTATTAAAGCTTACAAGGAGGTTGATAGGATATGGAACTCACTGCACT TCACCCCACTCCCTGTCCTGCTTAAGTTCGAAGCTTGCGATGCCGAAGTCACGATCAGTTTCACCAACATTCTTACTAATGCTGTGAATATCAGTGTTAATGTTATAAAGTGTGGGAAAGGTGTGGAATGTAAACCTTTCATCTGTACAAATTATTTTGGA AATTTAGTAGTATCGCATTGCTCATCCGAATTTGAACCACAATCTTGCCAAGTTTCAAACTTGGAGCATTTGCAG GAACATTTACCGGTTACTGTTGGTTTTCGATACAAATTCCCATCAGAAGAGCAATGGCATCTATTACGTTATACTTATTCAATGCGATTACCTTTTATAAAGCTTTGGAATGATGCAAAACCAAAGAGATCCTGA
- the LOC100185957 gene encoding mucosa-associated lymphoid tissue lymphoma translocation protein 1-like isoform X1 produces the protein MHTTSSIRNLILISEVPQEILNRLISYLRNDGESGWRTLVYHLQQRDHLFSEDEINSFETIHAPTLVIEGLKKRNKTVDYLLSFLHLLPCRCAAEKLANDLWMLEKSQQKFMSTPMPECSKYSSVGPSYVPNGHSTHAQPNHLFDQAMFSSLNNLNKPSKPYISIMKQPTPQSVKIGDDLMLVCKAEGDPVPVHYQWYKDGHMLPNQNKHVLMIGETLLEHQGFYYCHLRSPNPPAVEKRTDEVFVSVVLAPSATPFCATNKVALLIANEHYAHNPRLPATSHDIRALTKILQEDLGFKTLSFTNLTYTNMMSAFILFKDLVSSGCYCVFYFGGHGYENDGKCFLVPIEAPPDYQNHDCVQAQSELENVKRRGDPNLMLILLDICRKRNPMNPTSHQSNGSSFADKVVFAYATTESAEAYEKYGEKHGIFVDSLRKHLTTPIRVNHMLSDVQDEIKKSDVQISEVKSTLSENRCLTDKIQLNDVKAIKAYKEVDRIWNSLHFTPLPVLLKFEACDAEVTISFTNILTNAVNISVNVIKCGKGVECKPFICTNYFGNLVVSHCSSEFEPQSCQVSNLEHLQEHLPVTVGFRYKFPSEEQWHLLRYTYSMRLPFIKLWNDAKPKRS, from the exons ATGCATACAACTTCATCCATAAGGAACCTAATATTAATATCAGAAGTTCCACAAGAAATTCTTAATCGACTTATTTCTTATCTCCGCAATGATGGTGAAAGTGGTTGGCGGACTTTGGTTTATCATCTGCAACAAAGGGATCATTTATTCAG TGAGGATGAGATAAATAGTTTCGAAACCATCCATGCCCCAACACTTGTAATTGAGGGTTTGAAGAAACGAAACAAAACTGTTGATTATTTGTTGAGCTTCCTTCACCTACTACCATGCAGATGCGCGGCTGAGAAGCTTGCTAATG atttgTGGATGCTCGAAAAATCTCAACAAAAA ttCATGAGTACACCAATGCCAGAATGCAGCAAATACTCATCGGTTGGGCCATCTTACGTACCCAATGGTCACTCTACTCATGCTCAACCAAACCATCTTTTTGATCAAGCCATGTTTTCAAGTCTTAACAACCTAAATAAACCTTCAAAG CCTTACATCTCAATTATGAAGCAACCAACGCCCCAATCAGTGAAAATAGGTGATGATTTAATGTTGGTTTGCAAGGCAGAAGGGGATCCAGTACCAGTGCATTACCAATGGTACAAAGATGGCCACATGCTCccaaatcaaaacaaacatgTACTAATGATTGGAGAAACTTTGCTTGAACATCAGGGGTTTTATTATTGTCATTTAAGGTCGCCCAACCCCCCTGCTGTTGAAAAACGCACAGATGAAGTGTTTGTCAGTGTTG TTTTAGCACCTTCTGCAACTCCATTCTGTGCCACAAACAAAGTTGCGTTATTGATTGCTAACGAGCATTATGCCCATAATCCAAGGTTACCTGCCACTAGTCATGATATCAGAGCTTTAACAAAGATATTACAG GAGGAccttggttttaaaactctttCGTTCACCAACTTAACTTACACAAACATGATGTctgcatttattttgttcaaagATCTTGTTTCATCAGGTTGCTACT gtgtattttactttggtgGACACGGATATGAAAATGACGGCAAATGCTTTCTGGTCCCCATTGAAGCCCCTCCAGATTATCAAAATCATGATTGTGTGCAAGCCCAGTCTGAGTTGGAAAATGTGAAGCGACGTGGGGATCCAAACCTTATGCTCATTCTGTTAGATATTTGTAGAAAAAG AAATCCAATGAATCCAACCTCACATCAAAGTAACGGAAGTTCGTTTGCagataaagttgtttttgcttATGCAAC cacAGAAAGTGCTGAAGCATATGAAAAATATGGGGAGAAACATGGGATATTTGTTGACTCACTTCGTAAACATCTAACTACCCCTATAAGAGTGAACCACATGTTATCTGATGTGCAGGATGAGATAAAGAAAAGCGACGTACAG ATTTCTGAGGTTAAATCCACGCTGTCTGAAAATCGCTGCCTCACTgataaaatacaacttaatgATGTCAAAGCTATTAAAGCTTACAAGGAGGTTGATAGGATATGGAACTCACTGCACT TCACCCCACTCCCTGTCCTGCTTAAGTTCGAAGCTTGCGATGCCGAAGTCACGATCAGTTTCACCAACATTCTTACTAATGCTGTGAATATCAGTGTTAATGTTATAAAGTGTGGGAAAGGTGTGGAATGTAAACCTTTCATCTGTACAAATTATTTTGGA AATTTAGTAGTATCGCATTGCTCATCCGAATTTGAACCACAATCTTGCCAAGTTTCAAACTTGGAGCATTTGCAG GAACATTTACCGGTTACTGTTGGTTTTCGATACAAATTCCCATCAGAAGAGCAATGGCATCTATTACGTTATACTTATTCAATGCGATTACCTTTTATAAAGCTTTGGAATGATGCAAAACCAAAGAGATCCTGA